In Lentibacillus amyloliquefaciens, one DNA window encodes the following:
- a CDS encoding amidohydrolase family protein yields MQEQLLDAEGHEYGILTGALDPSPSSMHGWYEMATALASAYNDWQIENWLDKDDRLYGSVHIAAQDPEQAVREIERVGPHPKMVQILLPIDTRSWGDPYYHPIYEAAERHNLSIGMHHNEPPTHFGGWPRYFIEWHTMVPTAHMIEVSNMVFNGVFDKFPGLHLVMIEGGFTHVPHLMKKMDQQYKELRHEIPWVKRMPSEIMREHVRFTTQPVEELTQKEFMQYVDQMGSEDMICFATDYPHWDYDSPLQALPALDEALEEKIYSENARASYPKLPQLIGV; encoded by the coding sequence ATGCAAGAACAATTGCTTGATGCAGAGGGGCATGAATACGGTATTTTAACCGGCGCTTTGGACCCATCTCCGTCGTCAATGCACGGCTGGTATGAAATGGCGACTGCTCTGGCAAGTGCGTATAATGATTGGCAAATCGAAAATTGGCTGGATAAGGATGACCGTTTATATGGTTCCGTGCATATTGCGGCACAGGATCCGGAACAAGCGGTTCGTGAGATTGAACGGGTCGGCCCGCATCCTAAAATGGTGCAAATATTGCTGCCGATTGATACGCGTTCTTGGGGAGATCCGTATTATCATCCGATTTATGAAGCAGCGGAGCGTCACAATTTATCAATCGGTATGCATCATAATGAGCCGCCTACCCATTTCGGAGGCTGGCCGCGTTATTTCATCGAGTGGCATACCATGGTGCCGACAGCGCACATGATTGAAGTTTCCAATATGGTGTTCAACGGTGTATTTGATAAATTTCCGGGCTTGCATCTTGTCATGATCGAGGGCGGGTTCACACATGTTCCGCATTTGATGAAGAAGATGGATCAGCAGTATAAAGAGCTTCGTCATGAGATTCCTTGGGTAAAACGAATGCCAAGTGAAATTATGCGGGAACACGTGCGTTTCACCACACAACCTGTTGAGGAATTAACCCAGAAGGAATTTATGCAGTATGTGGATCAAATGGGGTCGGAGGATATGATCTGCTTTGCAACGGATTATCCGCATTGGGATTATGATTCACCACTTCAGGCACTGCCTGCACTTGACGAGGCGTTGGAGGAAAAAATTTATTCGGAAAATGCGCGGGCATCCTATCCTAAATTGCCGCAATTGATTGGAGTGTGA
- a CDS encoding Rieske (2Fe-2S) protein has protein sequence MRKVVCEKEDILPGKMKSDSLGMIPIVVCRTKDGEFYAYANRCLHQGAPLSEGVLCGDTKRTDIHGNYEYIKDGEILRCPWHGLEYDIKNDGCMLAEPQKKLRSFDVMIEDDHVVVYK, from the coding sequence ATGAGGAAAGTTGTATGTGAAAAGGAAGATATTTTGCCCGGCAAGATGAAAAGCGATTCATTGGGAATGATTCCAATTGTTGTTTGTCGCACAAAAGATGGTGAATTTTACGCATATGCGAATAGATGCCTGCACCAGGGCGCGCCGCTCTCAGAAGGCGTCTTATGTGGTGATACTAAACGAACAGATATTCACGGAAACTATGAATATATTAAAGATGGCGAAATCCTCCGTTGTCCGTGGCATGGTTTGGAATATGACATTAAAAATGACGGTTGCATGCTGGCTGAACCACAAAAAAAATTACGCAGTTTCGACGTCATGATTGAGGATGACCATGTGGTTGTCTATAAATGA
- a CDS encoding sulfite exporter TauE/SafE family protein yields the protein MTITTSVALLITGILAGSYGTVVGAGGGFIFVPALLLFFNMEPAMAAGSGLVIVLINALSGVTGYAKQNRINYKAGIQVGTGAIPGSIIGVLLLKFQSSESAAFFWIFATALVSLGIFLFIKNFTSDNNSEIAAEHEQNDVNSILSHKWFLPIGVFLGILSSYLGIGGGWLLVPILIYIFRFPTHIATATSIFSLCLYTSTGVLFQILYDHVDWLTVLWGGLGIIAGAYLGVSLSKKISGKVINQMLSILLILMGVRLYFG from the coding sequence ATGACTATAACGACATCAGTGGCTCTGCTTATAACAGGTATTCTGGCAGGATCTTATGGAACAGTTGTTGGAGCGGGCGGCGGTTTTATATTTGTCCCCGCCCTTTTATTATTTTTTAACATGGAACCTGCAATGGCTGCAGGATCAGGATTAGTCATTGTATTGATTAATGCTTTATCAGGTGTGACAGGGTATGCCAAACAAAACAGAATAAATTATAAAGCAGGCATACAAGTCGGAACGGGGGCTATTCCCGGTTCCATCATTGGTGTGTTGCTATTAAAATTTCAATCATCCGAATCCGCGGCCTTCTTTTGGATTTTTGCAACTGCCCTTGTATCGTTAGGAATATTTTTGTTTATAAAGAATTTCACATCCGACAACAACAGTGAAATTGCTGCTGAACATGAACAGAATGATGTCAATTCCATTTTAAGTCATAAATGGTTTCTGCCAATCGGGGTTTTTCTGGGGATACTTTCAAGCTACTTAGGAATTGGCGGAGGATGGCTGCTTGTACCCATTTTAATTTATATATTTCGTTTTCCGACACATATCGCAACAGCCACATCGATTTTTTCATTATGTCTTTATACGTCAACGGGGGTCTTATTTCAAATCCTCTATGATCATGTGGATTGGCTGACAGTGTTATGGGGAGGGTTGGGTATTATAGCAGGTGCTTACTTAGGTGTAAGTCTATCCAAGAAAATCTCTGGTAAAGTTATCAACCAAATGCTTTCCATTTTATTAATTCTTATGGGGGTTCGTTTGTATTTTGGTTAA
- a CDS encoding LysR family transcriptional regulator, protein MFCLVVDMGSVSQAANLSFVSQPAVTKQIQHLENTYGTLLFERKDGRLSLTANGEILYPYARSIVNEYNRSQESIQEKLDDANTRLTVGASYTIGEYLLPSLMGKFKKKHPGLQLSLIINNTPKILDELANDVLDLALVEGVVQNDNLLAESFADDELVLIHPPDHPWNNREEIAIEEITQERMLWRETTSGTRLIIEKTLKDHNVLDKINNYMVLGTTQAIKSAVEAGLGVSIVSRLTVAQELKQGLLKEVSIRNTNLKRNLWLIRKNEKFNKNNVASFVNFIRH, encoded by the coding sequence ATGTTTTGCTTAGTAGTGGATATGGGCAGTGTCAGCCAAGCAGCAAATTTATCGTTTGTCTCACAGCCGGCTGTTACGAAGCAAATTCAGCATTTGGAAAACACATACGGCACGCTGTTATTTGAGCGAAAAGATGGCAGATTGTCACTTACTGCAAACGGGGAAATTCTTTATCCTTACGCAAGATCCATTGTTAATGAATACAACCGATCGCAGGAATCTATTCAAGAAAAACTGGACGATGCCAATACTAGACTTACAGTAGGAGCTAGTTACACGATTGGAGAATACTTGCTGCCAAGCCTAATGGGAAAATTTAAAAAGAAACATCCCGGACTTCAATTATCATTAATTATTAATAACACCCCCAAAATATTAGATGAATTAGCAAATGATGTATTGGACCTTGCATTAGTTGAGGGTGTTGTTCAGAATGATAACCTATTAGCAGAAAGTTTTGCAGATGACGAACTAGTTTTAATTCATCCACCCGACCACCCCTGGAATAACCGCGAGGAAATTGCCATTGAAGAAATAACGCAGGAAAGAATGCTCTGGCGGGAAACGACTTCCGGTACCAGATTAATTATCGAAAAAACTCTGAAGGACCATAATGTATTGGATAAAATTAACAATTACATGGTGCTGGGGACAACACAAGCCATTAAAAGTGCTGTTGAGGCAGGACTTGGCGTAAGTATTGTTTCCCGATTAACTGTGGCTCAGGAACTTAAACAAGGATTGCTTAAAGAGGTTTCGATACGCAACACAAACTTAAAACGCAATTTGTGGTTAATTCGTAAAAATGAGAAATTCAACAAAAATAACGTGGCTTCATTTGTTAACTTTATCCGCCATTAG
- the betB gene encoding betaine-aldehyde dehydrogenase, giving the protein MKKMFINGEWVEATSGDTREIINPYNQAVIATVSEGDKQDAKNAIAAAREAFDNKEWAAIPAAERGKVVHEIARLIERDREELAELESLDTGKTVEESRGDMDDIAGVFRYFAEMADKDGGEIIESPIPNSTSRVVHEPVGVCGQITPWNYPLLQASWKLAPALAAGNTLVMKPSEITPLTSIKVFELMEEAGVPAGVVNLVLGPGNSVGAELSVNDDVDLISFTGGIETGKRIMQAASSNVKNLALELGGKNPNIVFADADFETAVDQAMNAVFFHAGQICSAGTRLLVEESIHDDFVEALVNRVKTIKLGSGFDESTQMGPLISGDHLNKVINYVENGKQEGATVAVGGRRPEDPELQNGFFYLPTVLTDCTTDMGVVQDEGFGPVITVEKFTTEEEAVRLANDSIYGLSGGVFTNDIAKAERCVAKMRMGTVWINDVNLYFPQAPWGGYKQSGIGRELGKTGLEEYQETKHIFRNLKPEPVNWF; this is encoded by the coding sequence ATGAAAAAAATGTTTATTAACGGCGAATGGGTTGAAGCCACTTCCGGCGACACACGAGAGATTATAAATCCTTACAATCAAGCGGTCATTGCCACGGTCTCGGAAGGCGATAAGCAGGATGCGAAAAACGCGATTGCGGCTGCCCGTGAGGCTTTTGACAATAAGGAATGGGCTGCGATTCCCGCTGCTGAACGCGGTAAGGTTGTTCATGAAATTGCCCGTTTAATCGAACGTGACCGGGAAGAATTGGCTGAGCTTGAATCACTCGATACCGGTAAAACCGTTGAAGAAAGCCGCGGAGACATGGACGATATCGCCGGTGTTTTCCGTTATTTTGCTGAAATGGCTGACAAAGACGGTGGCGAAATCATTGAATCGCCTATTCCGAATTCAACCAGCAGAGTGGTCCATGAGCCGGTCGGGGTCTGCGGTCAGATTACGCCATGGAATTACCCATTGCTGCAGGCGTCATGGAAATTGGCACCGGCACTGGCAGCAGGCAACACACTTGTCATGAAGCCAAGTGAAATTACGCCGCTTACGTCTATAAAAGTTTTTGAATTAATGGAAGAAGCCGGCGTCCCGGCCGGGGTTGTCAATCTGGTGCTCGGTCCCGGCAATTCCGTTGGTGCGGAACTTTCAGTTAATGATGATGTCGATCTGATTTCATTCACAGGCGGCATTGAAACAGGCAAGCGGATTATGCAGGCAGCCAGTTCCAATGTGAAAAATTTGGCGCTTGAACTGGGCGGTAAAAATCCGAATATCGTTTTTGCCGATGCTGATTTCGAAACAGCTGTCGACCAGGCGATGAACGCGGTGTTTTTCCATGCCGGGCAAATTTGTTCAGCGGGCACCCGTCTGCTTGTGGAAGAAAGCATTCACGATGATTTTGTCGAGGCCCTAGTCAATCGTGTGAAAACAATAAAGCTCGGCAGCGGTTTTGATGAATCAACTCAAATGGGACCGCTCATTTCAGGCGACCATTTAAATAAAGTGATCAATTATGTTGAAAACGGCAAGCAGGAAGGCGCAACGGTTGCTGTCGGCGGCAGGCGTCCGGAAGATCCGGAACTGCAAAATGGCTTTTTCTACCTGCCGACAGTGTTGACTGACTGTACGACTGACATGGGCGTTGTGCAGGACGAAGGCTTTGGTCCGGTGATTACCGTGGAAAAATTCACGACTGAAGAAGAAGCGGTTCGTCTTGCCAACGACTCCATTTATGGGCTTTCCGGCGGTGTCTTTACAAATGATATTGCCAAGGCTGAGCGCTGTGTAGCGAAAATGCGGATGGGAACCGTCTGGATCAACGACGTAAACCTATACTTCCCGCAGGCACCATGGGGCGGCTATAAGCAATCCGGCATCGGCCGTGAGCTCGGCAAAACTGGCCTGGAAGAATATCAGGAAACCAAGCATATTTTCCGAAATCTGAAGCCTGAACCGGTGAATTGGTTTTAA